TGCTCCTCGGCCTCCAGATAGGCCCCCTGGTCCAAGGCCGCCACCCCCATCTCGTGGAGGACGTAGGGGCGCTCCTCCCCTTGGGCCCGCCCCAGGGCCTCCCGAAAAGCCGCCATGGCCTCCTCGTGGCGGCCTAGCCTCTGGAGGATCTGGCCCATGAGGAGGGGGGTGCCGTAGGCCTTGTGGCCGCTTTCCTCCTCCTTCCGCAAGGCCTCCTGCACCTCCTCGAGGGCGCGGTTGGGGTTTTCCAAAAGGAGATGGGCCCGGGCCAGGAGGTAGTGGCGGGTGGCGGCGTCCTCGGCCCCCTCCATCTCCCCCACCTCCCCTTCCGCCTCCCCCAAGGCCAGAAGCGCCCTCTCCCCTTCCCCCGCCTCCACCCACATGGCGGCGGCGTCCAGGAGGAGCCAGTAGCGCTCAAGCCCCAAGGCGAGCTCCGCCCCCCGCTCGTAGGCCATGGCCGCCTCCCGGTGGCGGCCAAGCCGCTCCAAAGCCCTCCCCTTCAGGGCCTCCGCCCGCCAGGCCAAAAAGGCGGGAAGCCCCTCCTTAAGCGTTCCCAGAACCTCCTCAAAGCGGCCCAGGTAGAAGAGGGCCTGGGCCTGGTGGTAGAGGGCCCGGGGGTCCTCCGTGGGGAGAAAGAGGGGGAGGACTTCCCGCTCGCTTCGGCCTTCCAAGGCCAAGAGCTCCGCCAAGAGGGCCCGGTAAAGGGGACTAAACTCCAGCCCCCCAAGCTCGTAGGCCTCCTCCAGGGCCCGGTGGGCCCGCTCTAGCCCCTCCTCCCCGTAGAGGCTATGCACCTCGGCGAGGAGCAGGAGGGCCTCCCGGGCCTCCTCCTTGGAGCCGAAGAGGGCCTTGCGGGTAAGGCGCTCTATGGCGGTATCGTAGTCCCCCTGGTGCAGGGCCTCGAGGACCCCCCTCATCGCCGCTAGAGGATACCACAGCCTTCAGTCCTCTCACCCGGTAAGGCGCTACCATAGGGCAAGGGAGGTAGATGTTGCCGCAACGCTTGAACCCTTTCACCCTAATCTTCCTGCTCCTCTTAGGCTACTTGGCCTATACCGCCTTCACCGGCCCCCCAGCCCCCACCCTCTCCTACACCGGTTTCCGGGACCTGGTGCGCCAGGGCAAGGTGGCCGAGGTCACCCTGGAGGAAACCCGCATCCTGGGCACGCTAAAGGAGCCCGAGCGCTTCCCCACCCCCCAAGGAGGCACCCAGGTGGCCCGCCGCTTCCAGGTGCCCCTGCCCCCCGTCCAGGTGGCGGACCCCGAGCTCTTGCGCTTCCTGGAGGAAAACGGGGTCCGGGTGGTCACCAAGACCCCCTCCTTCTGGCCCCAGCTCCTCCTCTACGTGGGGCCCACCCTCCTCCTCATCCTCTTCTTCTGGTTCTTCTTCATGCGGGCCCAGGGCGGGGCCGGCCAGGTGATGCAGTTCGGCCAAAGCCGGGCCAAGCTCTACGGCAAGGAGCGGAAGGTCAACACCACCTTCAAGGACGTGGCCGGGCACGAGGAGGCCAAGCGCGAACTGATGGAGGTGGTGGACTTCCTCAAAAACCCCAAGAAGTACCTGGAGTTGGGGGCGGAGATCCCCAAAGGCGTCCTCCTGGTAGGCCCCCCGGGCACGGGCAAAACCCTTCTGGCCCGGGCGGTGGCGGGGGAGGCAGGGGTGCCCTTCTTCTCCGTTTCCGCCAGCGAGTTCATGGAGATGTTCGTGGGGGTGGGGGCAAGCCGGGTGCGGAGCCTCTTTGAGGACGCCCGCCGCAACGCCCCCAGCATCATCTTCATTGACGAGCTAGACTCCATCGGCCGCAAACGGGGGGCCGGCATCGGGGGCGGCCACGACGAAAGGGAGCAGACCCTGAACCAAATCCTTTCCGAGATGGACGGCTTTGAGAAGGACACCTCCGTCATCGTCCTCGCCGCCACCAACCGCCCCGACATCCTGGACCCCGCCCTCCTCCGCCCCGGGCGCTTTGACCGCCAGGTGGTGGTGGGCCTCCCCTCCTTGGAGGAGCGGAAGGACATCCTCCTGGTGCACATGCGGGGCAAGCCCATCGCCGAGGACGTGGACGCCCTGGAGCTCGCCCACCTCACCCCCGGCTTCTCCGGGGCCGACCTCAAGAACCTGGTGAACGAGGCGGCCCTCCTCGCCGCCCGGGACGGGGAAAAGAAAATCCGCAAGGAGCACTTCCTCAAGGCCCTGGACAAGATCGTCCTGGGCCTGGAGCGCCCCGCCCTCAAGCTTTCCCCCGAGGAGAAGCGGGCCGTGGCCTACCACGAGGCGGGCCACGCCGTGGTGGGCGAGGTCCTGCCCCACGCCGACAAGACGGAAAAGGTGTCCATCGTCCCCCGGGGCATGGCCCTGGGAGCCCGGTGGAGCAAGCCGGAAGAACGGGTCCTGGTTTCTCGGGAGCACCTCATGGACGAGCTTTCCGTCCTCATGGCGGGCCGGGTGGCGGAGGAGCTTTTCACCGGCACCGTGACCACCGGCGCCCAGGACGACTTCAAGCGGGCCACCCAGATCGCCAAGCGCATGGTCCTGGACTGGGGTATGGGGGAGCACTTCAAGAACATCGCCTGGGGCTCGGACTCCGGCCCCATCTTCCTGGGAGAGGAGATCGCCAAAAAGAAAGACCACTCCGAGGAAACCGCCCGCCTCATTGACCAGGACATCCGGAAGATCCTGGACGAAGCCTACGCCCGGGCCCGGGAGGTCCTCCTGGCCCACGCCGAGGCCATGCACCGCCTGGCGGAAGAACTCCTCCGGGAGGAGACCATCCCCGGGGAAAGGGTGCGGGCCATCCTGCGGGAAACGCAGGCGGTGCAACGGGCGGAGGAGGGCTAGCAAAGCCCCGGGAGGGCGGCCCGGGCCTCCTCCAGCTCCGCCCGGGCCCTCCCTTCGTCCCAGCCCAGGAGGGGGGCCATGAGGGCCACCACCCGGGGCAGGGCCTGTTGCGCCGCCTCCTGGTCCAAAAGGGCCAAGCCCATCCGCCGGGCGAGCACGTCCAGGGGCTTCTGGGCCAACTCCTTGCGCACGGCGTGGACCACCTCCCCCTCCAGGTAAGGGAGGCCAGGCAGGAGGGGCCTATCCCCCAAGGCCGCCACCTCCCCCGCCTCTGTGCCGTAGGTGGCGTAGAGGTGTTCCGCCACCCCCTCGGGGAGGTCCAAGGAGGGCTTGGGCCCCGCCCCCAGGAGGGGGGTGGCGTGGGAGGTGGAGGGGGGAAGCCCGAGGCCCAGGTCCCGGTCCAACCGGTCCACGAGGTCCTGGGCCATGAGGCGGAAGGTGGTCCACTTGCCCCCCGTGAGGGTGTAAAGCCCCCTCTCCTCGGCGATGAGGTGGTCCCGCACCAAGAGCCGGGTCTCCCCCCGCCCCACCAGGGGCCTGAGCCCGGACCAGACCGCCCGGATATAGGGGGAGAGGTCCCCCAGGTAAGGCCTTACCTCCTCCAGGAGGTAGGCCACCTCCTCCTCCCGGGGCAGGGGGCAGAAGGTGGCCTCGGCGGGCAGGTCGGTGGTGCCCAAGAGGGCCTTCCCCCGGTAGGGCAGGAGGAAGAGGACGCGGCCGTCCCGGGTCCTGGGGATGAGGAGGCCCGTCTTGAGGGGGTAGTCCAGGACCAGGTGGGCCCCGCTGGAGGGGGTGAGGAGGGGGGGCAGGTGGGGGTCCAGGAGGCGGCGGGTAGCGTCGGTGAAGGGACCCGTGGCGTTCACCACCGCCTTGGCGTAGACCTCCACCTCCCTGCCCGTGAGGCGGTCCTTGACCACCGCCCCCGCCACCCTGCCCCCCTTGAGGAGGAAGGCGTGGGCCTCCGCGTGGTTCAGGGCCAGGGCACCCCGCCTTAGGGCGGAGCGGAGGAGGGCGAGGAGGAGGCGGTGGTCCTGGAACTGGCCGTCCCAGTAGAGGATCCCCCCCAGGGTCTTGGGGAGGCCGGGGAAGAGCCCGGCCACCTCCTTGGGGGGGAGGTAGCGGGTGGGCCCAAGGCGCCGCTTCCCCGAGAAGAGGTCGTAGAGGAGGAGGCCCGTCCCGTAGTAGGGGAGCTCCAGGGGGCGGAAGAGGGGGGTGAGGAGGGGGAGGGGGTGGGCCAGGTGGGGGGCCAGGTCCATCACCACCTTGCGCTCCCGAAGGGCCTCCGTCACCAGCTTCAGTTGCCGTCCGTCCAGGCGCCTCAGGGCGAGTTCCAGGTAGCGCACCCCCCCGTGGAGGAGCTTGGTGGAGCGGCTGCTGGTTCCCGAGGCGAAGTCCCGGGCCTCCACCAAGGCCGCCTTGAGCCCCCTCAGGGTGGCCTCCCACAGGACCCCCGCCCCCGTGGCCCCACCCCCCAGGACCAGGAGGTCCCACGGCTCCTTAAGCCGTTCCCACAGGGCTTCCCGGTCCACCTACCCCTCCTGGGCCCAGCCCCTGGCCCGCTCCACCGCCCGCCGCCAGCCCCGGTACAGGGCCTCCCGCCTCGCCTCCGGCATCCGGGGCAGGAACCGGGCCTCCTCCCGCCAAAGGGCGGGGAGGTCCCGCAGGGAAAGCGCCCCCGCCCCGATCCCCGCCGCAAAGGCCGCCCCCAAGGCGGTGGTCTCCGTGGTCTTCGGCCGGAGCACCGGCACCCCCAGGAGGTCCGCTTGGATCTCCAGGAAGAGGCCGTTCTGCGCCATACCCCCGTCCGCCTTCAGGGCCTTCAGGCTAAGCCCCGCCGCCTTGGCCATGGCCCAGGCCACCTCCCCCACGGAGAAGGCCACCCCCTCCAGGGCCGCCCGCACCAGGTGGGCCCGCCCCGTCCCCCGGGTAAGCCCCAGGATGGCCCCCCGGGCGTAGGGGTCCCAGTAAGGGGCCCCAAGCCCCGTGAAGGCGGGGACGAAGTAGACCCCGCCCGTATCCTCCACCCCCCGGGCCAAGGCCTCCACCTCGTGGCTCCCCCCAAGGAGGCCCACCTCCTCCAGCCACCCCACCGCCGCCCCCGCCACGAAGACGCTCCCCTCCAGGGCGTAGGCCGCCTTGCCCTCCAGGTGCCAGGCCAGGGTGGTGAGGAGGCCCCCCTCGGCCAAGACCGGCTTTTCCCCCGTGTTCAGGAGGAGGAAGGCCCCCGTGCCGTAGGTGCACTTCCCCTCCCCCGCCCCCAAGGCCGCCTGCCCCAAAAGCGCCGCCTGCTGGTCCCCAAGGACCCCTCGGATGGGAATGGGGGCCCCCAAAAGCCCAGGAAGGGTCTCCCCGAAGTCCCCGTCCGAGGGCCGCACCTCGGGGAGGAGGGCCCTTGGGATGCCCAAGGCGGCGAGAAGCTCCTCGTCCCAGGTGAGGGTTTCCACGTTAAAGAGGAGGGTCCGGCTGGCGTTGGTGGGGTCGGTGGCGTGCACCCTGCCCCCCGTGAGGTTCCAAAGGAGCCAGGTGTCCACGGTGCCGAAGCACACCTCTCCCCTTTCCGCCCGCTCCCTCAGCCCAGGCACGTGCTCCAAAAGCCAAAGGAGCTTGGTGGCGGAGAAGTAGGGGTCCAGAAGGAGCCCCGTGCGCGCCCGGAAAAGCCCCTCCAGGCCCCGCCCCCGCAGGGCCTCGCAAAGGGAAGCGGTCCTGCGGTCCTGCCAGACGATGGCGTTGTGGAGGGGCCGCCCCGTATCCCTTTCCCACACCAAGGTGGTCTCCCGCTGGTTGGCGATGCCCAAGGCCAGCACCGCCTCAGGCCCCACCCCCGCCCGGCGCAGGGCCTCCCTCGCCGCCCAAAGCTGGCTCTCCCAGATCTCCCAGGGGTCGTGCTCCACCCAGCCCGGCTCCGGGTAGTGCTGGGCGAAAGCCCGCTGCGCCAGGGCCACCACCTCCCCCTCCAGGGTGAAGAGAATGGCCCGGCTGGACGTGGTGCCTTGGTCTAGGGCCAAAAGGTATTTCATAACGCCTCCCTAAGCCGCTTCGCCGTTTCCTCCGGAAGGGCGTCCACCACGAAGGTACCCGCCCCAAGCTCCGTGCCCGCCAGGAACTTGAGCTTGTCCTGGGTGCGCTTGGGGGGGTAGAACTCCACGTGGAAGTGGAAGGTGCGCTCCTCCCCCAAGGGGGCAGCGTGGAAGACCATCACGTAAGGGAAGGGTTCGCCGAAAAGGGCATCGTACCGGGCCACCACCCGGCCGAGAAGCCGGGCGAAGGCTGCCATCTCCGCCTCCGAAAACGTCCAGGGGCCTGGGTGCCGTTCCCGGGGGGCGACCCAGACCTCGTAGGGGTAGCGGGCGAAGGGAGGGACAAAGGCCAAGAAGCCCTCCTCTTCGTCCACCCGGTAGGCCTCGAGGCCCGGGAAAAGCTCTAGGAGCACGGGCCGCTCGCGGAAAGCCGCGCTTTCCCGCTCCAAAAGGGGCGGCACAAAGGGGTAGGCGTAGATCTGCCCGTGGGGGTGGTGCAGGGTCACCCCCACCGCCTCCCCCCGGTTCTCAAAAGGCATGACGAAGCGCACCCCCGGGAGGCTATAGAGGGCCTGGTACCGGTCCCGCCACACCCAGGCCAGAAGAAGCCTTTCCTCCTCGGAAAGGGTGGCCAGGCTTCCCGTGTGCAGGGGCGTGTAGACCACCACCTCGCACCGGCCCCGGGCGGCCTCCGTGGCCACGGGGAGGCCCGAGGGTGGGGGCGGCGGGGATGGGACCAGGGCGGGGAAGCGGTTCTCAAAGACCGCCACCTGGAAGCGGGCAAAAGGGATCTCCGTGGGGAAGGCCCCTTCCCGGCTCGGGCACAAGGGGCAGTGCTCCTTGGGGGGAAGGAAGGTGCGCTCCTGGCGGTGGGCGGCGTAGACCACCCACTCCTTCCGCAAGGGGTGGTAGCGGAGGTGGGGCGCGGCGTGAAAGGCCTCCTCCCCCTCCGGCAAGGGCGCCTCCTCCAAAGGGCTTAGGCCGTAGAGGATGAGCTCCCGGCCATCCCGCTTGCGGTGGTGGCGTTTAAAGAAGGGAGGCATAGTCCAGGACCTCCTCCCCGCAACGAAAACGGTAGGGACCAAGCCGCTCCACCCCTCCCTCGTCCGCTAAAAAGCTCCGAAGGCGCGCCTCCTCTTCCGGCAGAAGCCAAGAGGGGGGGTCCGAGGTAGCCTTGAAGCCGGTGTACCGCGCCAAAACCTCTTGTAGCCGCATGGCCTCCGGGGAGAGGAGGTTAAAACGGGTACGGAAGAAAACCACATCGGGATCTACTTGAACGTTTTCCCGAAGCCAAAGCCGGTGCAAAGTGGCGCGCAGGGCGTTTCTGAGCCCAGGGCCCGTGGGGTCGCCAAGCCAGAGGGAACGGTCCTCGTTATCCCAGTAGGGGGCCACGTCGGGGCCTACCCTAAACCCGTCCGCTAACCCCAAGGAGGCCAAGATGGGCGCCCCACAAAAGAGCAAATAGGCGTCCCCCGCCGCCTGGCGCACCCGCTCCATAGCTACACGATACCGCCCCTCGCCCTCCGCCCCGGGAAGGGAGGCTGCATAGAGGAAGTCCAGCTTCAGGTAATCGTAGCCCCAGGAACGCACCTTCTGGATAAGGCCCTCCACCCAGGAAAGAACCTCCTCCTTACCCGCATCCAGGGCCAAAAGAGGTTTTCCCCAGTTAAAGCCCGCAGGAAGGGGCCGGCCCTCCCGGTCCCGGAGGAGCCAGTCCGGATGGGCGCGCACGAGGGGACTGTCCGCCGTGACCAAAAAAGGGGCAAGCCAAAGCCCTGGCCGCAGACCCTTCGCCCTGATCCGCTCCGCCAAATAGGCCATGCCGTGGGGAAAGCGCTCGTTGGCCTCCCAGTCGCCCAAAGCCCTCTGCCAACCGTCGTCCACCTGAAAGACCTCAAAGGGGTAGCCTGCCACCTCTTCCAGAACCTCAAGGAGGCGCGCCTCGCTTATGTCCGTATAAAAGGCGTACCAGGAGCACCAGACCCTAGGCGGCCCCCCAGAAAGGCGGCGGGGGAGGAGCCGGGCGTAGGCGGAAAAGACCTCCTCCTCAGACCCCCAAGCCAAGAACCACTCCCCTTTGTCCCCCTCCAGCCGGCCCAGGAGCAGGTCCGGCCGGCCCAGAACCCGAGCCCCTACCCCCAGAGCCCCCAAAAGGAGCACCTGCCCCTCGGGGCCGCGCAGGGCACCGAGCCCACTGCCCCACCACTCCGAGGCACGAAGCAGGAAAGGATCATCGGCCTGGGGCTGGCGCTCTGGGGGAAGAAGAGGAACCGGCGGCCGGGAAAGCGAAACCCAGGCGGCCAGGCTCCAGCTCTGCCAGCCGTGGCGGAAGAAAGCCTCCCCCCAAAAAGGGGGGTAGACCCGCACCTCTCGGCCCTCGAGGCGTAGCCCCCCCGGAACCGCCGTCACCCCCTCCGCTTCCAGGGCCACCTCGAGGCTCCCCAGCTTTACCCGCATCCCTACTCCTCCTCCCACACCGCCACCTCATACGGGGGGAGCTTCGGCCCTCCCAAGAGGAAACGAACCCCTGGAGGGGTGGGAAGGGCCGCCTCCTCAGGGCCATAGTTAAAGGCAAACACCAAATGACCCCTCCGCCGCAAGCGCAGGCCAGGAGGAAGGGGCTTTGGCGAAAGCCCTCCCTCTTGGGCCAAGCTCGCCAGCAAGGTAACGAGGAGCTCGGGGCTGGGCCAAGCGGCGAGGTAAAGGTAGCGCCCGGTACGGAACAAAGCCCCCCGGCCATCGGCAAAACGCAACAGGGGGCTTAGGTCCGTTTCCACCCACTCCCGCCATAGGCCCAAAGAAAACCGCCCCAAAGGGCCTTCCGCCTCTTCCTTTAACCCCGGCGGCAGGCTTTCCACGCGCACCACCTTCAGGGGGAGAAGGGCCTGCAGAGGCCCTGGAGGAAGCGCTTGGGGAATGTGGAAGTTCGCCGTCTTGCTCCCGCTTCTGGGACCCCAAAGGACGATGCCATCGGCTTCCCTAAAGGCACTTAGAACCTCCTCCCGCACGATGGGCAGGCTCGGTACCAACACCAACCGGTAGCCCTGCAAGGCAGCTCCCGGCGGAACGATATCCACGTCCAACCCGAGCCGCCTGGCTGCGCTATAGAAGAGGAACACCAAGGCCAGGTAGTTCCACTCGGCCCCTTGAGGCTGGATCTCGTAAACCCAAGGGGCTTCGGGGTCATAGACCAAGGCCACGGGGGCCCGCTCGTACGGGGGCAAGGGAAGCCTCCCCAACTCCTCCGCCACCCGCCGCACCTCAAAGAAAGCCACATCCGGAGCATAGTCTGGACGGTGCAGGCCGGCGTGCATCTCCTCCTGGGCAAAAGGCACCTGCCGCCACCGGAAGTAGGAAACCACCTCCGCCCCGTGGGCCAAGGCCTCCCAGGTCCAAAGGCGCACCATGCCCGGCGCGGGGCTCGGGTTGTGGGGTGCCCAGTTTACCGGGCCCGGTTGTTGCTCCATCACCCAAAACCGCCCTCGCCCCACCGCCCGGTAAAGGTCATGGTTGAAGGCCGCCACGTCCGGGTGGCCGGTCCTGGCGTAGAGCAGCTTCTCCTCCTCGGGAAGGGGCATGAGGTCGGTGAAGCCCAGAGGATAACTGTCCCAGCTGGCGAAGTCCAGGTCCTCTCCCAAGGGAAAAGGATTTAGGTCCGTAAAAAAACCCATGAAGTTGTGCGTGATGAACTTCCCCGGGGCATGGGCCCGAAGGATTTCCACCTGGAGGCGGTTGTATCGCCGCACCTGCTCCGAGGCGAAGCGGTAATAGTCCAGAAGATGGCTAGGGTTGGCCTCGGCCACGGTGAGGTTGGGGAGTTCCACCTCCTGGAAGGTGCGGTAGCGTTGGCTCCAAAAGGCAGCCCCCCAGGCCTGGTTAAGGGCGTCTATGTTCCCGTAGCGCTCCTCAAGCCACTTTCTAAAGGCGCCTTGGCAACGCTCGCAATAGCAGCGCACCGTCCCGTGGCAGCCATATTCGTTATCCGTCTGGAAGCCCGCCACTGCAGGGTGCTTGCCGTAGCGCTCCGCCAAGAGCGTGACGATGCGGCGGGTCTCCTCCCGGTAGGCGGGGCTACTGAAGCAGTAGTGACGCCGCCCTCCGAAGCGGCGCCTACGCCCCTCCTTGTCCACGGGAAGGATCTCTGGGTAACGGTCCACCAACCACTTGGGCGGCGTGGCTGTGGGCGTGCCTAGGACCACCTTCAGCCCGGACTGGGCCAAGACCTCCACCGCCTCGTCCAGCCAGGCCCAGTCCAGACGACCGGGCTCCGGCTCCAGAAGGGCCCAGGCAAACTCTCCCACCCGCACAAAGGAGAGCCCAAGCTCGCGCATCCGCTTGGCGTCCTCAGGCCAACGCTCCTTGGGCCAGTGTTCGGGGTAGTAGCAGACACCGAGCATATCCTCACTCCTTCACGGCTCCTGCCGTTATGCCCGCCACAAAGTAGCGCTGCAAAAAGAGGAAAAGCACCAAAAACGGCACCGTCATCAAGGCTGAACCCACCATAATCCCCCCCCAAGAAACCCGGGTAAGGCCGATCAGGGTGCCTAGGGCCACCGGGGCGGTGTACATGTCCTTTTGCGAAAGGATCAAGAGCGGCCAAAGGTAATCGTTCCAGGCATTTAGGAAGAGGATGAGGGCTAGCGCCGCCAAGGAAGGGCGCACCAAGGGCAAAGCGATCTGGAAGAAGATGCGCCCTTCCCCCGCTCCATCCACCCGGGCGGCGTCCAGGAGGGAGGAAGGGAGGGAAAGGAAAACCTGGCGCATGTAGAAGACCCCCAAGGCGTTCGCTAGGAACGGGAGGATAACGCCC
Above is a genomic segment from Thermus hydrothermalis containing:
- a CDS encoding tetratricopeptide repeat protein; this encodes MRGVLEALHQGDYDTAIERLTRKALFGSKEEAREALLLLAEVHSLYGEEGLERAHRALEEAYELGGLEFSPLYRALLAELLALEGRSEREVLPLFLPTEDPRALYHQAQALFYLGRFEEVLGTLKEGLPAFLAWRAEALKGRALERLGRHREAAMAYERGAELALGLERYWLLLDAAAMWVEAGEGERALLALGEAEGEVGEMEGAEDAATRHYLLARAHLLLENPNRALEEVQEALRKEEESGHKAYGTPLLMGQILQRLGRHEEAMAAFREALGRAQGEERPYVLHEMGVAALDQGAYLEAEEHLRALLEEEGYPYRAQALADLAEALYRQGRYQEAESVAKEAMAQGAEAAGELILGHVAYDLMHLEEALAHYRKAAELSEEGSREWVGAQEMVVDTLAQLGYRSPEEILARAEAVLPHVHPADEWYQALLAYRERAEAILRQGRRPN
- the ftsH gene encoding ATP-dependent zinc metalloprotease FtsH; the encoded protein is MPQRLNPFTLIFLLLLGYLAYTAFTGPPAPTLSYTGFRDLVRQGKVAEVTLEETRILGTLKEPERFPTPQGGTQVARRFQVPLPPVQVADPELLRFLEENGVRVVTKTPSFWPQLLLYVGPTLLLILFFWFFFMRAQGGAGQVMQFGQSRAKLYGKERKVNTTFKDVAGHEEAKRELMEVVDFLKNPKKYLELGAEIPKGVLLVGPPGTGKTLLARAVAGEAGVPFFSVSASEFMEMFVGVGASRVRSLFEDARRNAPSIIFIDELDSIGRKRGAGIGGGHDEREQTLNQILSEMDGFEKDTSVIVLAATNRPDILDPALLRPGRFDRQVVVGLPSLEERKDILLVHMRGKPIAEDVDALELAHLTPGFSGADLKNLVNEAALLAARDGEKKIRKEHFLKALDKIVLGLERPALKLSPEEKRAVAYHEAGHAVVGEVLPHADKTEKVSIVPRGMALGARWSKPEERVLVSREHLMDELSVLMAGRVAEELFTGTVTTGAQDDFKRATQIAKRMVLDWGMGEHFKNIAWGSDSGPIFLGEEIAKKKDHSEETARLIDQDIRKILDEAYARAREVLLAHAEAMHRLAEELLREETIPGERVRAILRETQAVQRAEEG
- a CDS encoding FAD-dependent oxidoreductase, giving the protein MDREALWERLKEPWDLLVLGGGATGAGVLWEATLRGLKAALVEARDFASGTSSRSTKLLHGGVRYLELALRRLDGRQLKLVTEALRERKVVMDLAPHLAHPLPLLTPLFRPLELPYYGTGLLLYDLFSGKRRLGPTRYLPPKEVAGLFPGLPKTLGGILYWDGQFQDHRLLLALLRSALRRGALALNHAEAHAFLLKGGRVAGAVVKDRLTGREVEVYAKAVVNATGPFTDATRRLLDPHLPPLLTPSSGAHLVLDYPLKTGLLIPRTRDGRVLFLLPYRGKALLGTTDLPAEATFCPLPREEEVAYLLEEVRPYLGDLSPYIRAVWSGLRPLVGRGETRLLVRDHLIAEERGLYTLTGGKWTTFRLMAQDLVDRLDRDLGLGLPPSTSHATPLLGAGPKPSLDLPEGVAEHLYATYGTEAGEVAALGDRPLLPGLPYLEGEVVHAVRKELAQKPLDVLARRMGLALLDQEAAQQALPRVVALMAPLLGWDEGRARAELEEARAALPGLC
- the glpK gene encoding glycerol kinase GlpK, coding for MKYLLALDQGTTSSRAILFTLEGEVVALAQRAFAQHYPEPGWVEHDPWEIWESQLWAAREALRRAGVGPEAVLALGIANQRETTLVWERDTGRPLHNAIVWQDRRTASLCEALRGRGLEGLFRARTGLLLDPYFSATKLLWLLEHVPGLRERAERGEVCFGTVDTWLLWNLTGGRVHATDPTNASRTLLFNVETLTWDEELLAALGIPRALLPEVRPSDGDFGETLPGLLGAPIPIRGVLGDQQAALLGQAALGAGEGKCTYGTGAFLLLNTGEKPVLAEGGLLTTLAWHLEGKAAYALEGSVFVAGAAVGWLEEVGLLGGSHEVEALARGVEDTGGVYFVPAFTGLGAPYWDPYARGAILGLTRGTGRAHLVRAALEGVAFSVGEVAWAMAKAAGLSLKALKADGGMAQNGLFLEIQADLLGVPVLRPKTTETTALGAAFAAGIGAGALSLRDLPALWREEARFLPRMPEARREALYRGWRRAVERARGWAQEG
- the galT gene encoding galactose-1-phosphate uridylyltransferase, with amino-acid sequence MPPFFKRHHRKRDGRELILYGLSPLEEAPLPEGEEAFHAAPHLRYHPLRKEWVVYAAHRQERTFLPPKEHCPLCPSREGAFPTEIPFARFQVAVFENRFPALVPSPPPPPSGLPVATEAARGRCEVVVYTPLHTGSLATLSEEERLLLAWVWRDRYQALYSLPGVRFVMPFENRGEAVGVTLHHPHGQIYAYPFVPPLLERESAAFRERPVLLELFPGLEAYRVDEEEGFLAFVPPFARYPYEVWVAPRERHPGPWTFSEAEMAAFARLLGRVVARYDALFGEPFPYVMVFHAAPLGEERTFHFHVEFYPPKRTQDKLKFLAGTELGAGTFVVDALPEETAKRLREAL
- a CDS encoding glycoside hydrolase family 36 protein; this encodes MRVKLGSLEVALEAEGVTAVPGGLRLEGREVRVYPPFWGEAFFRHGWQSWSLAAWVSLSRPPVPLLPPERQPQADDPFLLRASEWWGSGLGALRGPEGQVLLLGALGVGARVLGRPDLLLGRLEGDKGEWFLAWGSEEEVFSAYARLLPRRLSGGPPRVWCSWYAFYTDISEARLLEVLEEVAGYPFEVFQVDDGWQRALGDWEANERFPHGMAYLAERIRAKGLRPGLWLAPFLVTADSPLVRAHPDWLLRDREGRPLPAGFNWGKPLLALDAGKEEVLSWVEGLIQKVRSWGYDYLKLDFLYAASLPGAEGEGRYRVAMERVRQAAGDAYLLFCGAPILASLGLADGFRVGPDVAPYWDNEDRSLWLGDPTGPGLRNALRATLHRLWLRENVQVDPDVVFFRTRFNLLSPEAMRLQEVLARYTGFKATSDPPSWLLPEEEARLRSFLADEGGVERLGPYRFRCGEEVLDYASLL
- a CDS encoding beta-galactosidase, whose protein sequence is MLGVCYYPEHWPKERWPEDAKRMRELGLSFVRVGEFAWALLEPEPGRLDWAWLDEAVEVLAQSGLKVVLGTPTATPPKWLVDRYPEILPVDKEGRRRRFGGRRHYCFSSPAYREETRRIVTLLAERYGKHPAVAGFQTDNEYGCHGTVRCYCERCQGAFRKWLEERYGNIDALNQAWGAAFWSQRYRTFQEVELPNLTVAEANPSHLLDYYRFASEQVRRYNRLQVEILRAHAPGKFITHNFMGFFTDLNPFPLGEDLDFASWDSYPLGFTDLMPLPEEEKLLYARTGHPDVAAFNHDLYRAVGRGRFWVMEQQPGPVNWAPHNPSPAPGMVRLWTWEALAHGAEVVSYFRWRQVPFAQEEMHAGLHRPDYAPDVAFFEVRRVAEELGRLPLPPYERAPVALVYDPEAPWVYEIQPQGAEWNYLALVFLFYSAARRLGLDVDIVPPGAALQGYRLVLVPSLPIVREEVLSAFREADGIVLWGPRSGSKTANFHIPQALPPGPLQALLPLKVVRVESLPPGLKEEAEGPLGRFSLGLWREWVETDLSPLLRFADGRGALFRTGRYLYLAAWPSPELLVTLLASLAQEGGLSPKPLPPGLRLRRRGHLVFAFNYGPEEAALPTPPGVRFLLGGPKLPPYEVAVWEEE